From Fluviispira vulneris, a single genomic window includes:
- a CDS encoding NAD-dependent epimerase/dehydratase family protein: MLDLMKLRGPILILGASGFIGANLFKKINALRNDVYGTSSKENPWRLSDVENKENILIFNLRINENLHELFEKIQPQTIFNCIAYGAYHFEDNPELIYETNFLITLRILNYLEKNKFSAYIHSGSSSEYGDNSAGPCENDFPLPNSHYAVSKVACANLILFYGKKKKLPIANLRLYSVYGPLEDPSRLIPNIVHKALENSYPPFVNKNISRDFIYIDDVCNAFISAALNLEEDSYGESFNIGFGKEVTIEKIAYEAKAAFAIPADPIFGNTESRHWDNVNWFANIEKTKLKLNWQPKTSLQQGLLKTADWLKASENWESLEKKSKKYVLNKAYSTSIIIACYKDNLAIPLMYARLTETLSQLNIEYEIIFVNDGSPDNTEEVIKNISARDPNVIGITHSRNFGSQAAFQSGMKIARMNSCILMDGDLQDPPEIIPQFIEKWKEGFDVVFGIRVKREASFFMQIAYKLFYRIFSYFSYVYIPKDAGDFSLIDKKVVSWILKFSERDVFLRGIRAFVGFKQTGICYLRPERAFGKSTNNLIKNLNWAKKGILSFSYVPLSFLTFCSIIIFSISLLLSLVHIFLKLIFPEIAPQGITTVMLLVIFFGSSILISVAFIGEYIAKIFEEVKARPKYIRKSIIQNGSIKNISE; the protein is encoded by the coding sequence TTGTTAGATCTAATGAAATTGAGGGGACCTATATTAATTTTAGGAGCAAGTGGATTCATTGGCGCTAATCTTTTTAAAAAAATAAATGCTTTAAGAAATGATGTATATGGCACTTCTAGCAAGGAAAATCCATGGAGACTCTCTGATGTTGAAAATAAAGAAAATATTTTAATTTTTAATTTGCGAATAAATGAAAATTTACATGAATTATTCGAAAAAATTCAGCCTCAGACAATTTTTAATTGTATTGCTTATGGAGCATATCATTTTGAAGATAACCCTGAACTTATTTATGAAACAAATTTCTTAATAACTCTTCGAATTCTAAATTATTTAGAGAAAAACAAATTTTCTGCATATATTCATTCAGGTAGTTCGTCTGAATATGGAGATAATTCAGCAGGGCCTTGTGAAAATGATTTTCCTTTACCAAATAGTCATTACGCTGTTTCTAAAGTAGCGTGTGCAAATCTCATATTATTTTATGGGAAAAAGAAAAAACTCCCCATTGCAAATTTAAGATTGTATTCCGTTTATGGTCCTTTGGAAGATCCTTCTCGTTTGATTCCAAATATTGTTCATAAGGCACTTGAGAATTCATACCCCCCATTTGTAAATAAAAATATTTCAAGAGATTTTATTTATATCGATGATGTCTGTAATGCCTTTATATCTGCAGCATTGAATTTAGAAGAAGATTCTTATGGAGAATCCTTTAATATTGGCTTTGGCAAGGAAGTGACAATTGAAAAAATTGCATATGAAGCAAAAGCAGCATTTGCAATTCCAGCGGATCCTATTTTTGGAAATACGGAAAGTAGGCATTGGGACAACGTGAATTGGTTCGCAAATATAGAAAAAACAAAACTTAAACTCAATTGGCAGCCCAAAACTTCTTTACAACAAGGTTTATTAAAAACTGCTGACTGGCTGAAAGCTTCAGAGAATTGGGAAAGCTTAGAAAAAAAATCTAAAAAATATGTGCTAAATAAAGCATATAGTACTTCTATAATTATTGCTTGTTATAAGGATAATTTAGCAATTCCATTGATGTATGCAAGATTAACGGAGACTCTCAGTCAATTGAATATTGAATATGAAATCATATTTGTTAATGATGGTAGTCCTGATAATACTGAAGAAGTAATTAAAAATATATCAGCAAGAGATCCAAATGTTATAGGTATTACACATTCGCGTAATTTTGGTTCTCAAGCAGCTTTTCAGAGTGGGATGAAAATAGCGCGTATGAATTCATGTATTTTGATGGATGGTGATTTACAAGATCCTCCTGAAATAATTCCTCAATTTATTGAAAAATGGAAGGAAGGTTTCGATGTGGTTTTCGGTATTCGTGTGAAGAGAGAAGCCTCTTTTTTCATGCAAATTGCCTACAAATTATTTTATAGAATTTTTAGTTATTTTTCATATGTATATATTCCTAAAGATGCAGGAGATTTTAGCCTCATAGATAAAAAAGTTGTGAGTTGGATTTTGAAATTTTCCGAACGCGATGTTTTTTTACGAGGGATAAGAGCATTTGTAGGTTTCAAACAAACTGGTATTTGTTATTTAAGACCGGAAAGAGCATTTGGAAAGTCAACAAATAATTTAATTAAAAATTTAAATTGGGCTAAAAAAGGGATTTTATCATTTAGCTATGTCCCACTCAGCTTCCTAACTTTTTGTTCAATCATTATTTTTTCTATATCATTATTATTATCTCTTGTGCACATATTTTTAAAATTAATATTTCCAGAAATTGCTCCTCAGGGAATAACAACAGTTATGTTATTGGTAATATTTTTTGGTTCTTCTATTTTAATTTCTGTTGCTTTCATTGGCGAATATATTGCAAAAATATTTGAAGAAGTTAAAGCAAGACCTAAATATATACGAAAATCAATTATTCAAAATGGAAGTATTAAAAATATTAGTGAATAA
- a CDS encoding 1-deoxy-D-xylulose-5-phosphate synthase N-terminal domain-containing protein gives MLNKDMSLDHPRKVVPIDCEDSFINLKKISISIKERFLKMYFNANAGHVGSSLSCADILTICKFHWCSSINDEIILSKGHAAAALYATLAESGDLSEEQINTFYKDGTYLAAHPPANKLTKIPFATGSLGHGLSLATGLALSDKFTGIKRKIFCITSDGELNEGSTWEASLFAAHHKLTNLFWLIDSNKIQGFGRTSDTLELEPLKLKIECFGWNVVETDGHCFSDLDNAMKTVSQLTFDKPNAIICNTIKGKDMYQLQDQIACHYLPMNQTCYSKTLENILE, from the coding sequence ATGCTTAATAAAGATATGAGTTTGGATCACCCACGAAAAGTAGTACCAATTGATTGCGAAGACAGTTTTATTAATTTAAAAAAAATATCAATATCTATAAAAGAACGATTTTTAAAAATGTACTTTAATGCAAATGCAGGACATGTCGGCTCTTCGTTATCGTGTGCTGATATTTTGACAATTTGCAAATTTCATTGGTGTAGTAGCATAAATGACGAAATTATTTTGTCAAAAGGGCATGCTGCTGCAGCGCTATATGCAACTCTTGCAGAATCTGGTGATCTTTCCGAAGAACAAATTAATACTTTTTATAAGGATGGAACTTATTTAGCAGCACATCCCCCAGCAAATAAGTTGACAAAAATTCCCTTTGCAACTGGAAGTCTTGGACATGGTCTTTCTTTAGCTACGGGTTTAGCGTTGAGTGATAAATTCACCGGTATAAAAAGAAAAATTTTTTGTATCACTTCAGATGGTGAATTAAATGAAGGAAGCACTTGGGAAGCGTCATTATTTGCAGCGCATCATAAATTAACAAATTTATTTTGGCTTATTGATAGTAATAAAATCCAAGGATTTGGAAGGACTTCAGATACCCTCGAATTAGAACCTCTGAAGTTAAAAATTGAATGTTTTGGCTGGAATGTTGTTGAGACAGATGGGCATTGCTTCTCTGATTTAGACAATGCGATGAAAACTGTAAGTCAATTAACTTTTGATAAACCAAATGCAATTATATGTAACACTATTAAAGGTAAAGATATGTATCAATTGCAAGATCAAATTGCCTGTCATTATCTTCCTATGAATCAAACTTGCTATTCTAAAACATTAGAGAATATTTTAGAATAA
- the rplQ gene encoding 50S ribosomal protein L17: MRHRLAHRKLNRDSAGRKALLRGLATQLVEHGTLVTTVERAKELRKVVEPLVALARVDNVTNRRSAAATLYSKKSVGDLFTKVAPANAERKGGYTRILKLGFRPGDNARRALIEFVEPKAIKAEVEAVNA; encoded by the coding sequence ATGAGACATCGTTTGGCACATAGAAAGTTAAACAGAGATTCCGCAGGGCGTAAAGCTCTCCTTCGTGGTTTGGCAACACAACTCGTTGAACATGGCACATTGGTGACCACTGTTGAGCGTGCAAAAGAATTAAGAAAGGTTGTAGAACCTCTCGTAGCTCTCGCGCGTGTTGATAATGTTACAAACAGAAGAAGCGCTGCAGCGACTCTTTACAGCAAAAAATCTGTAGGTGACCTTTTTACTAAAGTTGCTCCTGCAAATGCTGAAAGAAAAGGCGGCTACACACGCATTTTAAAACTTGGATTCCGCCCTGGTGACAATGCCAGAAGAGCTCTTATTGAGTTCGTAGAACCTAAGGCAATAAAGGCTGAAGTAGAAGCTGTTAACGCTTAA
- a CDS encoding DNA-directed RNA polymerase subunit alpha, translating to MQSNWKALLKPQFIEKEDISSAFGRFIAKPLERGFGTTLGNALRRVLLSSLQGAAVVGLRIEGVEHEFSTVPDVSEDVTEIVLNLKALDVWLDTEGEKTAVIDVVGPKVVKGSDIISDGSLRILNPDHIICTVGAGGKFRAEITVRTGKGYLTSDAVKDGLPLGVIPIDAVFSPVKRVSFSVADTRVGQRSDFNKLILEISTNGAVTSEDALAYAAKILKDQLSIFINFQEADDEVQVIDSVQVDARLNENLYKSVDELELSVRAANCLENAGIRYIGELVIRTEAEMLKTKNFGRKTLNEIKDLLAEMGLHLGMKIEGFDPAKLRERL from the coding sequence ATGCAGAGCAACTGGAAGGCGCTATTAAAGCCGCAGTTTATTGAAAAAGAAGATATCTCTTCTGCTTTTGGGAGATTTATAGCTAAGCCTCTAGAGCGTGGTTTTGGGACTACGTTAGGTAACGCATTGCGTCGTGTTTTGCTTTCTTCTCTTCAGGGTGCTGCTGTTGTAGGTTTGCGCATTGAAGGAGTAGAGCATGAGTTTTCGACAGTCCCTGACGTTTCTGAAGATGTAACAGAGATTGTTTTAAATTTGAAGGCTTTGGATGTATGGCTCGACACAGAAGGTGAAAAAACCGCTGTAATCGATGTTGTTGGTCCAAAGGTTGTCAAAGGATCTGATATCATTTCAGACGGTTCATTACGAATTTTAAACCCTGACCACATTATTTGTACTGTGGGAGCTGGTGGTAAGTTTCGTGCCGAAATTACTGTGAGAACTGGTAAAGGTTATTTAACAAGCGACGCTGTGAAGGATGGCTTGCCATTAGGTGTTATCCCAATAGACGCTGTTTTCTCACCTGTTAAAAGAGTTAGCTTCAGTGTTGCCGACACACGTGTTGGTCAACGTTCTGACTTTAACAAGCTTATTTTAGAAATTAGCACAAATGGTGCTGTGACCTCTGAAGATGCTTTGGCTTATGCGGCTAAAATCCTTAAAGATCAGCTATCCATTTTTATCAATTTTCAAGAAGCTGATGATGAAGTTCAAGTGATCGATTCAGTTCAAGTGGATGCTCGTTTGAATGAGAATCTCTATAAATCAGTTGACGAACTCGAACTTTCTGTGAGAGCAGCTAACTGTCTAGAAAATGCGGGTATCCGTTATATCGGAGAACTTGTTATTAGAACTGAAGCTGAAATGCTTAAAACTAAGAATTTCGGTCGTAAAACTTTGAATGAAATCAAAGACCTTCTTGCTGAAATGGGACTCCACCTCGGCATGAAGATTGAAGGGTTTGATCCCGCTAAATTAAGAGAAAGACTTTAA
- the rpsK gene encoding 30S ribosomal protein S11, translating into MNKVVSKKKRVKRNVPTGIATVSASFNNTIVTFADANGDVVTWSSAGSKGFKGSRRSTPFAAQVAAEDAARKAIDCGMKSCSVIVTGPGSGRESAVRAISATGIKVTLIKDATPVPHNGCRPPKRRRV; encoded by the coding sequence ATGAACAAGGTAGTATCAAAGAAGAAACGTGTTAAACGTAACGTTCCAACCGGTATTGCTACAGTATCTGCAAGTTTCAACAACACAATCGTTACATTTGCAGACGCAAATGGCGACGTTGTTACTTGGTCAAGTGCTGGTAGCAAAGGCTTTAAGGGTTCTCGTCGTAGTACCCCTTTTGCTGCTCAGGTTGCTGCTGAAGACGCTGCTCGTAAAGCGATCGATTGTGGTATGAAAAGCTGTTCAGTGATTGTTACTGGCCCAGGTTCTGGAAGAGAATCTGCTGTCCGTGCAATTTCTGCAACAGGAATTAAAGTAACTCTCATTAAAGATGCGACACCTGTGCCACACAATGGCTGCAGGCCTCCAAAACGTCGTAGAGTTTAA
- the rpsM gene encoding 30S ribosomal protein S13: MARIAGVDIPRNKRIEISLTYIHGLGRKSSQKILDQLSINRDTRTQELSDDQINAIRKLIDTNHTVEGDLRRLVQSNIKRLMDLGCYRGLRHRKGLPVRGQRTKTNARTRKGPKKTVANKKK; this comes from the coding sequence GTGGCACGAATTGCGGGCGTTGACATTCCGCGTAACAAGCGTATCGAAATTTCGCTTACGTATATACATGGTCTTGGTCGTAAATCCTCTCAAAAGATTTTGGATCAGTTATCTATAAATAGAGATACTCGTACCCAAGAACTCAGCGACGATCAGATTAACGCCATAAGAAAGCTTATTGACACAAACCACACTGTGGAAGGCGATTTGCGTCGTCTTGTTCAGTCCAATATTAAGCGTCTAATGGACTTAGGTTGCTATCGTGGTCTACGTCATCGTAAGGGCTTGCCTGTTCGCGGGCAAAGAACCAAAACAAATGCGCGTACACGTAAGGGTCCTAAAAAGACTGTGGCTAACAAGAAGAAGTAA
- the rpmJ gene encoding 50S ribosomal protein L36 has product MKVRASVKPICDKCKVIRRVGVVRVICENKKHKQRQG; this is encoded by the coding sequence ATGAAAGTTAGAGCTAGTGTTAAACCAATATGTGACAAGTGTAAAGTAATTCGTCGTGTTGGTGTAGTAAGAGTTATTTGTGAAAATAAAAAGCACAAGCAGCGTCAAGGTTAA
- the infA gene encoding translation initiation factor IF-1, with amino-acid sequence MSERDEKPKKVELEGIIAEKLPNNLFIVELENSLKVLAYVSGKMKMNCINILPSDRVTVLLDPNDKTKDGRFRARITYRAK; translated from the coding sequence ATGTCTGAACGTGATGAAAAGCCTAAGAAGGTAGAGTTGGAAGGGATAATCGCTGAAAAGCTACCCAACAATTTGTTTATAGTAGAACTCGAAAATAGTCTCAAGGTTTTAGCCTATGTCTCTGGAAAGATGAAAATGAATTGCATCAATATATTGCCCAGTGATAGAGTTACAGTCCTGCTAGATCCCAATGATAAAACAAAAGATGGAAGATTTAGGGCTAGAATCACTTATAGAGCTAAATAA